Genomic segment of Rhodoflexus caldus:
CCAATACGTTTCTGTTCCGCAACCGCCTGAACAACGACGCCGTGCCCATTAGCGACATGTTGCGGCTGGGGCGCAGCGAGTACATAGATACGCTAACAATGGAGGCGCAGGCCTACTTTGGCAATATGGCAGCTATCAAAGCAGAATTGGAGCAAGCCTTCCGCATGGTTAAATACTACTACCCTGATTTTCAGGTGCCGGTTGTTTACACCATGATAACAGGCTATGGCAACGACTTGGCCGTTTCCGACTCGGCCATTTTTATCGGGCTGGATTATTTTATGGGGCAGGCTTCGCGCTACCGTTCCCCCGACCCTAACTATATTTTCACGCACTACCGAAAAGAGTTGATTGCCCCGGCAGTCATACTGATGCTTTCGGCACGCTATAATCAAATTGACGAAAGCAACCAAACGCTGCTCAACCAGATGATTGCCTACGGTAAAGCCTATGAGTTCACCTCGGAAATGTTGCCCCACGTACCCGACTCGCTCATTATCCGCTATACGGCACGGGAAGTTACCGACTCTTACGACAATCAGGATGTCATATGGGCACATTTTGTTAAGAACAATTTGTTTTTTGAAACCGGGCAAATAGCAAGCAAACGGTATATTGAGCATCGTCCGCATACGTTTGAGATAGGCGACGAATGCCCGGGACGAATCGGCACATGGTTAGGCTGGCAAATTGTGCGTTCCTACATGAAAACTCACCCTGAAATAACACTGCCCCAACTGATGGCGGAACGCAACGTGCAAAAAATATTTGAAGAGTCGGGCTACAAGCCGCAAAGAGCGCAATAGCTGCCTTCACATGCGTCAAAATACCGGACGTATGGAAGGCAGTTCTTCCATATTTTTGATTTCCACCTTTACCTTATTGATGCGCGTTTCCTGCGTGGAAAGAATGGTAAAGACAAAATCCGCAGTTTCTATAACATCGCCTTGCTTGGGAATATTTTCAACAATGGAAATCAGATAGCCGCCCAGCGTGTCATAATCGCCGGTGGGCAGCCCCCACTGCAAGTGTTCGTTGATGTAGTCAATTTCCAAGCGTGCGCTGAGGATATAGGTGGCAGCATCTACCTTTTTGATGTCTTCCTGCACAATGTCAAACTCATCATGTATCTCTCCAAAAATTTCTTCCATGATGTCTTCTATGCTGACAACCCCCGCTGTGCCGCCAAATTCGTCTAACACAACGGCAATGCTTTTATGCTCGGCAATAAAATCAACCATCAATTCATTGGCAGGCATGGTTTCGGGCACCATAATAACCGTAGAAAGTATTTCGTCTATGCTTTGCGGCTTTTTAAACAATGCCATCGCATGGCAATAGCCAATGATGTTGTCTATTGTTTCGTCGTAAACAAAGATTTTGGAGTGCCCGCTTTCTATAAATGCCTTTTTGAGGGCTTCCAAACCATCTTCTTTATCAACGGCTACCATCTCGGTGCGCGGGCGCATACACTCCCGCACCTTAATGGACTTGAAAGAAAGCGCATTGGAAAATATTTTGGTATCAACGTTGGTTTCCCTGTCTTCGCTGCGGTTTAGGTTGCCAATGTAATGGTTCAGGTCGGTAAGGCCGAAAGCAGGGTTGGCTTCGGAGTATTCCAGCCGCAAAACCCTCGTAATCACGAGCTTGGTCAATGATACAACAACATAAACAAAGGGATACAGTATCAGATAGAACAGGTGGATGGGCAGCGCAAAAATTGCCAGCAATTTATCGGGATTGATTAATGAGATGCTCTTGGGCATAAATTCGGCAACTGCCAGCACCAACAGCGTAGAAAGCATTGATTGCAGAACAATAAATGCAATTTCAGCAGTTGTACCCTTCATTTGCAGCACCTGCCCGACAAAGTACATCACTTGGGGGTCTAATATTTGCGACATGTAGATGCCATATACCACCAGCGTGATGGTATTGCCGATGAGCATGGCCGTAATAAACAAAGAAGGGCGGTTGTAGTAGCGGGCTATAATATCTGCCCAAAATACGCCCTTGTTTTTTTGCAGCGTGATGTGCAACTTATTGGCTGAGATAAACGCTAACTCTATGCCCGAAAAAAAGGCAGACAATACAAGCGAGAGTATAACAATAACAATTGCCGTATTCATCGGGAACGCTGCCTTGGTTTAACTGATTTGGGGCTTTTCTTTTCGGTCGGCGTGTCTTTAACTGCCGCCTGCCGATAGCGATTGCTACGGAGTTTGTAGTAAAACAACAACGCAGCTATCAGCATAAAAATCCAATAGCTTGCCATTACACCATACAGAAAGGACTGGTGCACGCCAATGACAAATAAGGCAACGGCAACTGACAAAATAATCACCTGTTCTAACTTCATAGGGAAATTATTAAGGGTTCAGAGAAAATGTCCCCGATGGCCGCAATATACGGTAACGGCTAAAACTTTCGTCAGAAACCAACCCGACTCCTTCGAGCATTTCGTTGGGCGTAACGATTTTAATGGGCTTATCGGTGCGAATTTCGCGTTTGGGCTGATCCCAGTCTAATTGGGTGGTGTAGAGTCGTTGGTTCAGTTCCAGATTTTCCACCACAATATTTCCGAAGGCCTGATACAACTGTCGCGTTTTATCATAACTGCCCGAATCGCCGCGCAGGGTGCTGATTTTTTTGCCGTAGGCATCGTAGCGGCTGATTTTGACGCCTTTGGGATATTTCACATCGCCGTTTTGAAAAATGAACTGTTCGGGCGCTTCAATTTTCAATTGGATAATGGCATTATCGCTGTAAAGTGTTTCTACGCCCCGAAATTCCACCAACGGGCCGTTGTATTGTACCTTAACTTTCTTCTTGCGCAATTCCTGATTATTGCAGGCACTCAACAGAAAAACTGTTGCCATGCACAGCATAGCTTTATGCCAACTTTTGTATTTCACCGTGCGGTTATTGGTTGCAATGACAAAATTACGCATAAAATTGCGAGCAATCGCTGTAAGCCGCTACAAATTGCGCAGCACGGCCAGCGAGTTTAGCGTGCCGAAGTTTTCGTAGTGCAGGGCAAAGAAGGCAGTGAGCGCATCCAGCAAAAGTGACCTGTGCGCCGCAACGGCAGCGTTTGTTGTGCCGTAAGGCATTTCCAATAGCTGACGATAGGCGGCACCGTGTTCGGCCAAACTGAACGGTATGCGGGCGGTTTGCAGTTGCTCGGCCAGCGACTCGGCAGAGTCAGCACCAAAGCCCAGCAAAGTTGCCAGCCGCACCAGAAAGACCAGATGAAAAAGGTCTTCGCCGGTAGTCAGGTTGTCAAAAGTTACCAGACTTTCAAACAAGAACTTAAAAAGTGCCTCGTCTTCCTTTTCTTCCTTCAAGGTTTTGCCAAGTATTTCGGCCAAAAACAACGCAACCGAGGTTTTGGTAACGGAAAAAGGAATATGGCGGTAAGGATACGCCAATCGGGCATCCGATATGCGTTGCAACCCCGCATCGGGTTTCTCGTAAACGGTCAGCTCGAGCAGGGTGAGCGGCTGATAAAGGGCTATTTTACTGCTCCCTTTGCTGCTGCGCACGCTATTGACAATATAGGAACGCAAGCCCAGTGTTTCGGTGTAAACCTTAACAATCAGCGAGGTTTCGCGGTAGCGCAAAAAGTTGATGACGATTCCCCTTGTTTTAACCAGCATAAGTTTCTGTCAGATATCCGATGGGCGGCAGATGGTATGTCTTACCTTTGCACTCAATCTCAACACTTCATCGCACATGCAATCTATTATCTACCATGCCGAGGGGCGCATCGCTTATATTACCCTGAACCGCCCCGAAAAACGCAATGCGTTCAGCCGTCAGTTGGTCAGCGAACTGAAAGAGGCTTTTGCCGCCGCCGCTGCCGATGATGCCATAAAAGTAGTGATATTGCGTGCCGAAGGCAAAGTTTTTTGCGCCGGTGCCGACTTGGACTATCTGCAAAATCTGCAAGGGCTTTCCTACGAAGAAAACTTGGAAGATTCTACCTACCTGAAAGAACTCTACCTGCAAATTTATCGCCTGCCCAAAGTGGTTATTGCACAGGTACAGGGGCACGCAATAGCAGGCGGCTGCGGACTTGCCACCGTCTGCGACTGGGTTATTGCCGTTCCCGAAGCCAAATTTGGCTATACGGAGGTAAAAATCGGTTTTATTCCTGCCATAGTGATGGTTTTTCTGCTGCGCAAAATCGGAGAAGGGCGCGCCAAGGAATTGCTGCTCTCAGGCGACCTCATCAGTGCCGAAAAGGCCATGCAGTTTGGTTTTGTCAATGAAATTATTCCGGCAGAAAACCTGCAACAGCGCGTGCGCGAACTTGCCGAGCACCTTTGCACAAGCAACTCGGCACAGGCCATGGCAGCCACCAAGCAAATGATTGCCGATGTGCCATCCATGACCTTGGAAGAAGCGCTTGCC
This window contains:
- the recO gene encoding DNA repair protein RecO produces the protein MLVKTRGIVINFLRYRETSLIVKVYTETLGLRSYIVNSVRSSKGSSKIALYQPLTLLELTVYEKPDAGLQRISDARLAYPYRHIPFSVTKTSVALFLAEILGKTLKEEKEDEALFKFLFESLVTFDNLTTGEDLFHLVFLVRLATLLGFGADSAESLAEQLQTARIPFSLAEHGAAYRQLLEMPYGTTNAAVAAHRSLLLDALTAFFALHYENFGTLNSLAVLRNL
- a CDS encoding hemolysin family protein, with protein sequence MNTAIVIVILSLVLSAFFSGIELAFISANKLHITLQKNKGVFWADIIARYYNRPSLFITAMLIGNTITLVVYGIYMSQILDPQVMYFVGQVLQMKGTTAEIAFIVLQSMLSTLLVLAVAEFMPKSISLINPDKLLAIFALPIHLFYLILYPFVYVVVSLTKLVITRVLRLEYSEANPAFGLTDLNHYIGNLNRSEDRETNVDTKIFSNALSFKSIKVRECMRPRTEMVAVDKEDGLEALKKAFIESGHSKIFVYDETIDNIIGYCHAMALFKKPQSIDEILSTVIMVPETMPANELMVDFIAEHKSIAVVLDEFGGTAGVVSIEDIMEEIFGEIHDEFDIVQEDIKKVDAATYILSARLEIDYINEHLQWGLPTGDYDTLGGYLISIVENIPKQGDVIETADFVFTILSTQETRINKVKVEIKNMEELPSIRPVF
- the gldB gene encoding gliding motility lipoprotein GldB, translating into MKRYLLPIVILLSVVWACSKEKEAPDVSHIAVNLSLIRLEGEIAAISNEEEARQFLDKYPAFANTFLFRNRLNNDAVPISDMLRLGRSEYIDTLTMEAQAYFGNMAAIKAELEQAFRMVKYYYPDFQVPVVYTMITGYGNDLAVSDSAIFIGLDYFMGQASRYRSPDPNYIFTHYRKELIAPAVILMLSARYNQIDESNQTLLNQMIAYGKAYEFTSEMLPHVPDSLIIRYTAREVTDSYDNQDVIWAHFVKNNLFFETGQIASKRYIEHRPHTFEIGDECPGRIGTWLGWQIVRSYMKTHPEITLPQLMAERNVQKIFEESGYKPQRAQ
- the lptC gene encoding LPS export ABC transporter periplasmic protein LptC, with translation MATVFLLSACNNQELRKKKVKVQYNGPLVEFRGVETLYSDNAIIQLKIEAPEQFIFQNGDVKYPKGVKISRYDAYGKKISTLRGDSGSYDKTRQLYQAFGNIVVENLELNQRLYTTQLDWDQPKREIRTDKPIKIVTPNEMLEGVGLVSDESFSRYRILRPSGTFSLNP
- a CDS encoding enoyl-CoA hydratase/isomerase family protein, encoding MQSIIYHAEGRIAYITLNRPEKRNAFSRQLVSELKEAFAAAAADDAIKVVILRAEGKVFCAGADLDYLQNLQGLSYEENLEDSTYLKELYLQIYRLPKVVIAQVQGHAIAGGCGLATVCDWVIAVPEAKFGYTEVKIGFIPAIVMVFLLRKIGEGRAKELLLSGDLISAEKAMQFGFVNEIIPAENLQQRVRELAEHLCTSNSAQAMAATKQMIADVPSMTLEEALAHAAAQNAAARATPDCKRGIAAFLSKESLAW